aaaatgttgacccccagaTTTTAGTGTAACATAGAAAACTGGacgtttttttattaaaaaatggctcaaaacatgaccttgctttttgaataaaaccttgcaaattTGAAGTTGCTGTTAGAAAAtccaaggatcaattaccgccattttttatctcgaaaatcgatacttttcggaaagtcatttttccatacttagattttaaggggccgacaggaTCTTCCTTAGTTCATcgggtacttggacgcactcgggCCATCTATGGCgtcaaaacacgccttattcacacgatttacctgaaaacactaaaaacataccttacgtACAATATCAAAGAAAACAGTAACTTCGTAAACATAAATACGataaaactaaggacttaagcaccaagaatatgcattgtTGGGTGCTTATCAGGTGACATACATTTGAGAGCAAATCTTGAAGAGTTGCATTATCAtcttttgtaaatttctttttgaaagatgaaattgtaacttaaatttgagTTCTTTGACATTGGGAATTTGTATAACACTAAAACTCTATTGCCTATTCCATAATTATGTCATATTGGACCGCGGTGCCTTAAATTGTAAACTTATGAAAATTATGGTGTTGGAATGGTAATCTGGTGAAATGTGCATGGAAAACCTTTTTGTGGGTATTTATGTAcgattttttaagaattttatttatggaaagttATTAATACATATATTTAagatcgagggtgtgacaattATGAAGACatcttttcaagttttttaatTATATTAGTTAACAGTGTCAATTCGAACACAGTTTTAACCAAGTTGGATAATTGTGAAGATATATGACATTTAAAGTTACCACGTACATAACACGATGGCCACCCCTACACCAATCCCTCTTCAAATATAATGTATGGTCGTTCTTACCATGTATCaaaatatcaagaaaaaaaaacaaaaaaaaaaacacgtcaAAATAGTTCCACGTCGCAACCAAAACTCTCAAAACTCATACTCCTTTCATCTCTTTTTAAAAGTCCACCTCCGCTTCTTTTTAACAGTCCACTTCGTAAATCTAACTTTTTataaagacatcatcattacactctAAAAGTTAtaactttccctacttaccatctacagagacatcatcattatacttttactcaccaacttttcaaaatggaatctatttttagggacaaaatgaaaaatgttaacttttacccactaatttttcaaaatggacatttattaaaggacaaccaaaatagaatactagaCTCTAAAAAAAGGACCGAGTGAGTATACTTTCGTGGCAAACGTAGGCCTCTGAAGGCAAAATATTAGCCTCTTGAAGGCATAATATTAACCATTCGAAGGCATAACATGTTATGATTTGGGAACACCATAAGAGGGGATATCTTAATCGtttctaataaataaatatacacaaaTCTATATATTTGTGGGAGtgggcacacacacacacccttaGAGGGTTGGCCAATGTTTTTGCTTGACTCCAACATATATTTAtgtgtatatacgtatatataaatataacaTATAACACCCCATGTTGGGGCCGAGGCTTCCATTGATTGTGTACGAACAAAATACGAGTCCAAAGGCAAAGTAAGAAAGGGTTTAGCTAATGGAGATATTAACTCTTTCGGGAACCAGTAGGTTCCACGGACATCATTTTTAAAACAACTTTTGCCACTCCATCTTAGTCCTTGAAATGGAGGGTTGAGATTAGAAATTTAGAGCACTTAAAAGGAGAGATTGTACTAATAACTCTCCCCGTctctcacctttttttttattcaatccCCATCTTTCACCTCTGTCATGTTTTCTCTCTCCGTGTACGAGACAAGTCACAACATTGGCACTCCCCTCCCAACTCTCACACCCCCACTTAGGCACCTCTATCTCTGGCGAACCccatcttttctctctttttctttctctcccaaTATTAGCATCAACAAGAGTGTACCAATTTCCCAGTGTAACCCTTTCAACATTTCACAATGCCATACAAAAAAAAGGGGCAAATTCCACTTTGACCCCCCTGTGATTTGAAAATATGCGGATAGACCTCATGccgtcatatttttcatccatattaatggAGATGTATCTCATACGCCTCTAGAATCTAATTTGAGCCATTcataatttattaaataaagaatatagtATCTGtctaaaaaatcatctcgatcagaCATCAATAATCCAATGATCTAATTCTTgataaattcaaatttaaaaattcataataaaTTCGATTCGACCAAGAGATTTTCAATTTTGGCATgcatgtagtactcgtcaaactcTATAATATCAACGGTTCAAATCCAAGTTTTGGTATAGGGGATGGATTGCTTGCATTTAAAGAAGAAGCAGAGGGTCTATccacacattttcaaaatcacagaggttatgtgcacacttttgaaCCATATACTTCATTATAGAAAATTTGAAGTTGTAGAATATGAGAGCAAATAAGAGAGATTCTATATACAACTATGAATTTACTGTATGCAGCCTGTTTTTAATAAATCACTTTCGGACAAATATGCCcattaaaaaaatggacaaaaatagCCCTACTATTACTAAATACAACCACAAATATTCAACCACGCCATTAAAACATAACTCACCCTCCTTCATAATCTTCCACAGCCTCCCACATTCCACCATagccaaaaacttgaaaagcttaGGAGCTCCGCCTTCCACCATAAACCCACTCCATTTTCGTTctccttcatcttcttccataaaaataagccaaacagctgggtgtttttttttttgttcagaaGATTCGATTGGGGTTCTCCATACTTATATCCGTTGTACGTGATTAAAAAtgaagttgagagagagagacccaaaaatcaaattggaaaacaaatttgaagaaaatcaTTTGGCACCAAAATAAAGTTTCTGTTTCTGTCCCGAGATCATCAAATTCTATAATATAGCGTATATCAGATTCTAGAATCCGAACTGAGCCTAGTAAgcttttttgggttttaaaaCTCAAAAGTGATATATTTCGGATTTTGAAGTATGAATAGTCCATCGCATGTTATCAAAATGCATGACGTCAATCACGTATGCTCAAAATGCGTTTTacaggaggaaaaaaagaaacacatgACGCATCTTCAAAATGCGTTATAAAGAGTTAAggttttaaaatttgaaggtgacatatatttttggatttgaaagTATGAATTTGTTTCTGAAACCATTCAGATATCAAAACCTAAATATGTCTAATACTTTCAGGTATTAGAATCCGAATTCTGTAAATATTTTTGAGTTCTAAAACCCGAAATTTTATAAGTTTTTCAGGAATGTGTATCCGAGGAAgtcgggaatttttttttttaaggaggcagtgaatttttttttttaaggaggcGGTGATGACGAGTCTAGTACTGCAGTTATGGAGGAATTGTTGCTGATGGTAGAGGATGTTGGTGGTTGTGGACGTGGTGACTAGTGGTGCTACTATACGTTGAAGGGGGAGAATGGGGAGATTAGAAGAACGAACAGGAAAGGAGacaacggagagagagagagagagaaagagagagagagagagagagagagaaggggggaaggggagagttcaattttttttggaaaattatgtTTGGGATAAGGAAGGGTATTTTGGAGAGTTCATGGATATTTGTTCGGTTGTATATAGCAAATTGTTATaagatttttgagttttgtttagCACAGGCTgcatgtagtaaattcgcaggTGTCCCACGAATAAtagggttaaaaaaaaaaaacaataggaTACACCAAACATTCGAAGTATGGGTCGCAAATGTATACCCAGTTTGACAATATTAATGACCAAAGATTACTGAACACATCAAGCATGGATATGTTCAACATTTACCACAACCAAGTCAAGAGACTAAAATTTTGTAAACATGAGCATCAGATAAGACAAATCGTAGAGTCGGTAACAAGCGTTATCCAATTCCATGtagcaaacaaaaataagattaCTCTAATTACCCAAGAATTGATCTGACATAAGCGGAAGATACTGCTTCCAAAGATTCTCAAGAGCAGGTGTTCTTACTGCATCATCACAAGATTCAGAGTTGAGGTTTCTTCCCCAATCATACCGGGAAATCAATGTATCCTGGCTTATGTCTAGCTTGAGATGTCTGTTGTAAAGTGCTAGGGCAACTGCTGGACTTGGACTCTCTCTATACACAAACCAACCAAAGTTAGACCAATGATACATGCGACTTCAACTAGCAGACTCTGATGAATTGAGAACATATTGTTTTATTCCAACAAGTGAAACACAGAGTAATAAATACGGAATCATTTGTATTCCGACAAGAAAATTGCTGTCATCTTATTATTTACAAAAGCTTCACTCTACAAGTAATAAAATACAGAATCAGCTTTCTTGGAAGGGGAAAAACACACATTATCTAATGTCCAAATAGATCATGCATGTTTTCCTTGTTTCCGTTCTTACCCGAGTACCATCTCTACTGTTAATCCAATGATGtttatttacctttttggtcCAGACTCCAGAATCTCTGCTGTACTCATGTTTCTAGAAATGGAATGCAAGAATTGCATACAATTGATATAATAGTGAATCCTGATTCATAACCACCCCAGGAAGCTTACCAACATAAATTCAACTTAAACAAAACTATGAAATTTTGTATAAGTGAATCTTTAGTTCTCCTAAAGCCGAACGTAAATCCGAACTTTTCAAGACCGTGTTAGTTCCTTCACTCTTGTTTTCAACTCTAAACGTAGACAAGTGTTTTCTTTACCGACTTTCAAAAACAAGTGAAACAGTGATGCCAGTGATCTAACTTGTTAGAAAACTTTTACAGACCTCCACATTCAACACATTTCAGCATCGTCTTAGGCTAATAACATGCCTTCCTTGTTCTCCAACACTCACTATGAATCTATAACCCATATATATTACCACCATGTTAATTTGCATTATTCTTGAGTAAAATTTGTCGTATTCCTCCTCCAAATTGAAATTCGCTTTTTTAAAATAGGTTAGAGACCAAAACTTGAGATACCCTAACTGAACACATCTTCAACAAATTTGAAAACAGAAAACTTGCAGTGCAGCCAAACATCAACGGTTGAAATATAGGACAACtaaaagaaaattagaaaatcaCTTCCAAATTTCCAATATTAAGAGACAAAAGGAGAATGAGGAACCTTTCACTCTTATTCAGAACTCTACTCCACCATAGGATTGCCTCCAATAGATCCTTTTGCAGTCTAGTCGAATCAATAACAACCAGACCTAGATCAGGCATACAAGCATCTTTTGAATAAGGAGTCCCAGATAGCCAAGGCTTTGCTGATGATCTCTGAATAGCATCTAAGATATCAAAGTTAATATACGCAGATAGCTGTTTCGAGCAGTCCTCAGCAACTGCAATGCCAAAATTCTTCAAATCTCCAAGCAATTCCTCAACTCCTCCCTGCCACAGAAAAAGTTAGATCATTTGTTGCTGCtaataatttattttcctcCTTGATTTAACGTTTCTACTGCTACagtcttatctttttttttgtgacaaCTGACAAGTGAACCAATAAATTAGGATTTCAGAGGAATCCAAATTAAACTAGCAACGACTTTTTGTTCCATAGAGATATGGGCCCAAAGTAGGCAGGTCTGGTGATTGCACCAGGATAAAAGCTTGCCAGCTTCCAAGCAAGCTGTGTCGGGAGACAGAACTTGAAGTACCAACCCAGTAACACACCACCACTGGACTGGATCTATTTGAATAGCTTGAAGTGCTCTTATCTTACCTAGCCATTACATTTTGAGGCTGACCAGCAACATAAAGAGAGGCTGCTTCTTTTCAATTAAAAGTGGGAAGGCCACCCACGGCCCCCATGACTCACGAGAACTTTATTTCACTatgcttttttcttttggaactCTATTTTTTTCCGTCTACACAACTATTTGCTACATAGATATCCTTTTGAAACCAATGGAAAAGGGAAATAATAACTGAAACTAATTCCAACCACCTTGTAAACTACCTGTACAGCTTCCATATGATATGATGCCATCAATTTCAATTAAATGATGACCAAAATTTACGTTTGATATTCGATATGTGTCCTTTTCTAGCCATAACGTTAAGATTAatagccgttcaaaaaaaaaattgttaagaTTAATAGTTTAATACCTTCTAACAGTTATTGCTAGGGAATTAGGTAATAGCAGGTGAAGGAATTTTGTTACGATACATCTTTTCCCTTACCTCTTCCAAAGAAAGATACAAACCTGTCTTCTTTATAACCTCTTAAAGAGATTAGCAAATAATCTAAACTGAAAATTCATCTGCTTAATAGTGTCAACATTCCAAATGTCCTACAAGAACCCAATTCATTTACGCATACACTAAACTGATATCTCTGTTCTACTATCCTTTCTGGACCTTAGTCGCACAAAGTCAAAATGGTAGCTATCAAAAAGGTCCTGAATTCACAGGGAAACTAAGGGAACTCAAAATAGCATTACATAGTATTTAAATGGAGAAACCTACCTTGATGATTACATTGGGTGAGACATATATGAACTTGCTTACGGTAGGGAGGACAGCTGGTATAGCAAATGGGACCATCTCATCAAAAGGCGGCCTATATTCTCCCACAGAGTAAGCTGTCATAATTACTTCTTTAACCTTTTCCTGCCTGTATGTACGAGGTAATAAGGCATAGAGATCAAATCAACAAATGAAACCAGCGGAATAAAACCCGACAAAGGAGGCTAATAAGAAAGGGAATAGCTTACCCaataatttcaagttttgaaTGTGGAAATAGCACTTTAAGTTTATAATAAGAAACTTTGCCATTATTATGCCCTTCGGGGGTAAAGAAATGAAAGGAAACTAATTCTGGATATCTGCAGTCAACACAAACAAATTagaaaacaaaccaacaaaGAAGTGGCAGCAAGAAAATGTAATACCTGCAGTAAGATTTGCATTTACCCAATAGAACTCATAGTAATAATTATAAGGTGGAATAACTTTATATTATCGATGGAAAATAGAAGTGTTCGACAAGCtttgtttgttaaaatgaaAAGAATTTAACACAACAAAATTCATAACCTAAACCTTGCTATATATGGAAACAAGAGGGGAAAAGACCTTAATAGCTTATAAAATGGACTTTTTGCAATGATTTTTGTGGTCCCGCATATCACTCACAATGGTTGGGACTTGCCCgttccctttttcttttactactTGCAGACAATGGGCACAAAAAAGATTACCAACTATCTTTTATTGGGTGCCCATTGTGTGCTCTGCATTTGTGCAAACTTCTAGACAGCAGATTGATCAAAAGATCCTTTCTATTGTTTAGACTCCTATTTTCAACGAAACAACATCCTGACTCATTTTGAAGCACCACCTCTGCATCAAGACCTGGTTAAATCCAAGCACTACAAATCTTCATCATTCAAATACTTTaataacagaaaaaagaaaagtaagtgGGACCTCAAAAATA
The sequence above is a segment of the Rhododendron vialii isolate Sample 1 chromosome 13a, ASM3025357v1 genome. Coding sequences within it:
- the LOC131313021 gene encoding uncharacterized protein LOC131313021 isoform X2 — encoded protein: MSSSSFSLPRSTPHRRPVQSTIPTDQIRTAVDQAPNERRGPAISQLLAFGLIIFLGLLQFLPATHFRDASDPFRKWVPFPSNLSSSSSSKYTASSDENSGYSRTRTVVDRMVHIVSWIDCLDLRVLAVLMNSTLSRARYPELVSFHFFTPEGHNNGKVSYYKLKVLFPHSKLEIIGQEKVKEVIMTAYSVGEYRPPFDEMVPFAIPAVLPTVSKFIYVSPNVIIKGGVEELLGDLKNFGIAVAEDCSKQLSAYINFDILDAIQRSSAKPWLSGTPYSKDACMPDLGLVVIDSTRLQKDLLEAILWWSRVLNKSERESPSPAVALALYNRHLKLDISQDTLISRYDWGRNLNSESCDDAVRTPALENLWKQYLPLMSDQFLGN
- the LOC131313021 gene encoding uncharacterized protein LOC131313021 isoform X1; this encodes MSSSSFSLPRSTPHRRPVQSTIPTDQIRTAVDQAPNERRGPAISQLLAFGLIIFLGLLQFLPATHFRDASDPFRKWVPFPSNLSSSSSSKCRPSFIPYTIYILQSSKYTASSDENSGYSRTRTVVDRMVHIVSWIDCLDLRVLAVLMNSTLSRARYPELVSFHFFTPEGHNNGKVSYYKLKVLFPHSKLEIIGQEKVKEVIMTAYSVGEYRPPFDEMVPFAIPAVLPTVSKFIYVSPNVIIKGGVEELLGDLKNFGIAVAEDCSKQLSAYINFDILDAIQRSSAKPWLSGTPYSKDACMPDLGLVVIDSTRLQKDLLEAILWWSRVLNKSERESPSPAVALALYNRHLKLDISQDTLISRYDWGRNLNSESCDDAVRTPALENLWKQYLPLMSDQFLGN